A single window of Streptomyces xanthii DNA harbors:
- the secG gene encoding preprotein translocase subunit SecG yields the protein MGFSIALIVFSLLLMLLVLMHKGKGGGLSDMFGGGMQSSVGGSSVAERNLDRITIVIGLLWFACIVVLGILMKINN from the coding sequence ATGGGGTTCTCGATCGCCCTGATCGTCTTCAGCCTGCTGCTGATGCTCCTGGTGCTGATGCACAAGGGAAAGGGCGGCGGTCTCTCCGACATGTTCGGTGGCGGCATGCAGTCCTCCGTGGGCGGCTCCTCGGTCGCCGAGCGGAACCTGGACCGGATCACGATCGTGATCGGTCTGCTCTGGTTCGCGTGCATCGTCGTGCTCGGCATCCTGATGAAGATCAACAACTGA
- a CDS encoding RNA polymerase-binding protein RbpA, whose product MASGNAIRGSRVGAGPMGEAERGESAPRLRISFWCSNGHETQPSFASDAQVPETWDCPRCGFPAGQDRDNPPDPPRTEPYKTHLAYVRERRSDADGEAILAEALAKLRGEI is encoded by the coding sequence GTGGCAAGTGGCAACGCGATCCGAGGAAGTCGGGTCGGGGCGGGGCCGATGGGCGAGGCCGAGCGCGGCGAGTCCGCGCCACGCCTGCGCATCTCCTTCTGGTGCTCCAACGGGCACGAGACGCAGCCGAGCTTCGCTTCCGACGCGCAGGTGCCGGAGACCTGGGACTGTCCGCGGTGCGGATTCCCGGCCGGACAGGACCGGGACAACCCGCCGGACCCGCCGCGCACCGAGCCCTACAAGACGCACCTCGCGTACGTCAGGGAGCGGCGCAGCGACGCGGACGGCGAGGCGATCCTCGCCGAGGCGCTCGCGAAGCTGCGGGGCGAGATCTGA
- the pgi gene encoding glucose-6-phosphate isomerase has product MNASDRQAAPTQTPEWQALVKHREELGEVRLRELFAADPERATRSVLEVGDLHIDHSKHLVTDETLRLLRELAAATDVFGLRDAMFRGEKINTTEDRAVLHIALRAPRDAVIEVDGENVVPGVHAVLDKMSAFADRVRSGEWTGHTGRRIRNVVNIGIGGSDLGPAMAHEALRSFTDRDLTVRFVSNVDGSDLHEAVRDLDPAETLFIVASKTFTTIETITNATSARNWLLTGLRAGQEAVAKHFVALSTNAEKVAEFGIDTSHMFEFWDWVGGRYSYDSAIGLSLMIAIGPERFREMLDGFHLVDEHFRTAPAESNVPLLMGLLGIWYGNFHDAQSHAVLPYSHYLSKFTAYLQQLDMESNGKSVQRDGEPVTYQTGPVVWGTPGTNGQHAYYQLIHQGTKLIPADFIGFAEPVADLQPGLAAQHDLLMANFFAQTQALAFGKTPDEVRAEGVPEELVPHKTFKGNHPTTTILATSLTPSVLGQLVALYEHKVFVQGAVWNIDSFDQWGVELGKVLAKRVEPALTEGADVPGLDSSTKALVAKYRELRGR; this is encoded by the coding sequence ATGAACGCGTCCGACAGGCAGGCAGCACCGACCCAGACGCCCGAGTGGCAGGCGCTGGTCAAGCATCGTGAGGAGCTGGGCGAGGTCCGGCTGCGCGAGCTGTTCGCCGCCGACCCGGAGCGCGCGACGCGCTCCGTCCTCGAGGTCGGTGACCTGCACATCGACCACTCCAAGCACCTCGTGACCGACGAGACGCTGCGCCTGCTGCGCGAGCTCGCGGCCGCGACCGACGTCTTCGGTCTCCGCGACGCCATGTTCCGCGGCGAGAAGATCAACACCACCGAGGACCGCGCCGTCCTGCACATCGCGCTGCGCGCCCCGCGCGACGCCGTGATCGAGGTCGACGGCGAGAACGTGGTGCCGGGCGTGCACGCCGTCCTCGACAAGATGTCCGCCTTCGCCGACCGGGTCAGGTCGGGGGAGTGGACGGGCCACACCGGCCGGCGCATCAGGAACGTCGTCAACATCGGCATCGGCGGCTCCGACCTCGGTCCGGCGATGGCCCACGAGGCGCTGCGCTCCTTCACCGACCGCGACCTGACGGTCCGTTTCGTGTCCAACGTGGACGGCTCCGACCTCCACGAGGCCGTACGGGACCTGGACCCGGCCGAGACGCTGTTCATCGTCGCCTCGAAGACCTTCACCACCATCGAGACGATCACGAACGCGACCTCCGCCCGCAACTGGCTGCTGACCGGGCTGAGGGCCGGCCAGGAAGCCGTCGCGAAGCACTTCGTCGCTCTGTCGACGAACGCGGAGAAGGTCGCCGAGTTCGGCATCGACACGTCCCACATGTTCGAGTTCTGGGACTGGGTCGGCGGACGTTATTCGTATGACTCCGCGATCGGCCTGTCGCTGATGATCGCGATCGGCCCGGAGCGCTTCCGCGAGATGCTCGACGGCTTCCACCTCGTCGACGAGCACTTCCGCACCGCGCCCGCCGAGTCCAACGTGCCGCTCCTGATGGGCCTCCTGGGCATCTGGTACGGCAACTTCCACGACGCCCAGTCGCACGCCGTGCTGCCGTACTCCCACTACCTGTCCAAGTTCACCGCCTACCTCCAGCAGCTCGACATGGAGTCGAACGGCAAGTCGGTGCAGCGCGACGGCGAGCCCGTCACGTACCAGACCGGGCCGGTCGTGTGGGGCACCCCGGGAACCAACGGGCAGCACGCCTACTACCAACTGATCCACCAGGGCACGAAGTTGATCCCCGCCGACTTCATCGGCTTCGCCGAGCCCGTCGCCGACCTGCAGCCCGGACTCGCCGCCCAGCACGACCTGCTCATGGCGAACTTCTTCGCCCAGACCCAGGCGCTCGCCTTCGGCAAGACCCCGGACGAGGTGCGCGCCGAGGGTGTGCCCGAGGAACTGGTCCCGCACAAGACGTTCAAGGGGAACCACCCGACCACCACGATCCTGGCCACGTCACTGACCCCGTCCGTGCTCGGCCAGCTCGTCGCCCTCTACGAGCACAAGGTGTTCGTCCAGGGAGCGGTGTGGAACATCGACTCCTTCGACCAGTGGGGCGTCGAACTCGGCAAGGTCCTCGCCAAGCGCGTGGAACCCGCCCTGACCGAGGGCGCGGACGTCCCCGGGCTCGACAGCTCGACCAAGGCCCTCGTCGCCAAGTACCGGGAACTGCGCGGGCGCTGA
- a CDS encoding DUF2087 domain-containing protein: MTLPGGTPVDHLMSALADPERLKLYARIVLDDLPPSEADSPAARRHLGKLLAAGLVQRLDDGSLRAGPEVFRRARTAESATGVPRHLAGFFARGRLTAIPVRPTVRHDLLVHLTDTLFEANRTYSETEVNEALRTVHDDTAALRRYCVIDGLLVREKDGSDYRVPQHA, encoded by the coding sequence GTGACCCTGCCGGGAGGCACCCCCGTGGACCACCTCATGTCGGCCCTCGCCGACCCCGAACGACTGAAGCTGTACGCGCGGATCGTGCTCGACGACCTCCCGCCGAGCGAGGCCGACTCCCCGGCGGCCCGCCGCCACCTGGGCAAACTCCTCGCGGCGGGCCTGGTCCAGCGGCTCGACGACGGTTCGCTGCGCGCCGGGCCCGAGGTCTTCCGCAGGGCCCGCACCGCCGAGTCCGCCACCGGCGTCCCGCGCCACCTCGCCGGCTTCTTCGCGCGCGGCCGCCTCACCGCGATCCCGGTGCGCCCCACCGTGCGCCACGACCTGCTCGTGCACCTCACGGACACCCTCTTCGAGGCGAACCGCACCTACAGCGAGACCGAGGTCAACGAGGCGCTGCGCACCGTCCACGACGACACCGCGGCCCTGCGCCGCTACTGCGTCATCGACGGCCTCCTGGTCCGCGAGAAGGACGGTTCCGACTACCGGGTACCGCAGCACGCGTGA
- the pgl gene encoding 6-phosphogluconolactonase: MSAAPQLVVHRDKELMAQAAAARLITKIVDAQSARGSASVVLTGGRNGNGLLAALAAAPARDAIDWGRLDLWWGDERFLPDGDPERNYTQAREALLDSVPLDPRRVHPMPASDGPFEADAAAEAYAAELANAAGPEDHGEVPTFDVLMLGVGPDTHVASLFPELPAVRETERMVVGVHGAPKPPPTRITLTLSAIRSAREVWLLAAGEDKANAAAIALSGAGEVQAPAAGAYGRSRTLWLLDAAAASQLPSSLYPPAIA; the protein is encoded by the coding sequence GTGAGCGCGGCACCCCAACTCGTCGTCCACCGCGACAAGGAGCTGATGGCGCAGGCGGCCGCGGCCCGGCTGATCACCAAGATCGTCGACGCCCAGAGCGCCCGCGGTTCGGCCTCCGTCGTCCTGACCGGCGGCCGCAACGGCAACGGGCTGCTGGCCGCGCTGGCCGCCGCGCCCGCGCGGGACGCGATCGACTGGGGCCGGCTCGACCTGTGGTGGGGCGACGAGCGCTTCCTGCCGGACGGCGACCCCGAGCGCAACTACACGCAGGCGCGCGAGGCGCTCCTGGACAGCGTGCCGCTCGACCCGCGCCGCGTGCACCCCATGCCGGCGTCGGACGGCCCGTTCGAGGCGGACGCGGCGGCCGAGGCCTACGCGGCCGAGCTGGCCAACGCGGCCGGTCCCGAGGACCACGGGGAGGTGCCGACCTTCGACGTGCTGATGCTCGGTGTCGGCCCGGACACCCATGTGGCCTCGCTCTTCCCCGAGCTGCCCGCGGTCCGCGAGACCGAGCGCATGGTCGTCGGTGTGCACGGCGCGCCCAAGCCGCCGCCGACCCGCATCACGCTCACGCTGTCGGCGATCCGGTCCGCGCGCGAGGTGTGGCTGCTGGCGGCCGGTGAGGACAAGGCGAACGCGGCCGCGATCGCCCTGTCGGGCGCGGGTGAGGTCCAGGCGCCGGCGGCCGGCGCGTACGGCCGCTCGCGCACGCTGTGGCTGCTCGACGCGGCGGCGGCCTCGCAGCTGCCGTCCTCGCTGTACCCGCCGGCGATCGCCTGA